Proteins encoded by one window of Danaus plexippus chromosome Z, MEX_DaPlex, whole genome shotgun sequence:
- the LOC116777399 gene encoding uncharacterized protein LOC116777399, whose protein sequence is MRVIKINRAASRFQVRHLISSCIVWKLKMSRLGSFVYIAVALAAVSLATSKISGLAERSDRRCLQFEIPGKSDHAFPMNKNIDPNKLQTSVHVVHTRSPSKTTSDDMFLQCIKHIYHTTVASRRKRELIQKM, encoded by the exons ATGCgagtaattaaaatcaatagagCTGCATCTAGGTTCCAGGTTCGTCACTTGATATCTTCTTGCATAG tgtggaaGTTGAAGATGTCTCGGTTAGGGAGTTTCGTGTATATCGCAGTGGCCCTGGCTGCTGTGTCACTGGCCACGTCCAAGATCTCCGGGCTGGCCGAGCGAAGCGACCGACGATGCCTTCAATTCGAAATCCCTGGCAAGTCGGATCACGCATTCCCCATGAACAAAAACATCGATCCCAACAAGTTACAGACCAGTGTACACGTCGTACACACCAG ATCGCCATCAAAGACTACTTCAGATGATATGTTTCTTCAATGCATAAAACACATCTATCACACGACAGTCGCATCGCGTAGAAAAAGGGAACTCATTCAGAAAATGTAA
- the LOC133320027 gene encoding uncharacterized protein LOC133320027: MTPTKSSTTIDDVVEKSVSPSSEVGSVPAQNRDLRTPAEDGWRALFEAQQTSIRLLVEALSNQPRTEDKTITLPKFEPEVADSDARAWLATADICLSDRNIQGSQLVLILSKAMGGSAATWFSQIAFPNMKWIEFKEIFLSRFDTLETFGTTILNTLNSKPQEGESLAAYSSRLFTLLMSRCGSLDKEEIVVSLILAHIGQIEPRLQRHIFSEEISTRLKMQREMMAFSYRKRNYQEAAKTVTSAAHDNKRPKLNSILTKCYSCGKFGHKSFECFSRPQDKQQTTPFSERPNTAVATRTSVTCFKCGVEGHVASRCSKASPVAPAAAPSVVKRVDMCGVRPVTGIITQLDNDDARPSTSHEGV, encoded by the coding sequence ATGACGCCCACCAAGTCCTCAACGACTATCGATGATGTCGTTGAGAAAAGTGTTTCTCCGtcatcagaagtgggatcggTGCCGGCACAAAATAGAGATCTACGGACACCAGCAGAAGATGGATGGCGTGCATTATTTGAGGCGCAGCAAACCAGCATCCGGCTGCTCGTGGAGGCGCTATCCAACCAACCGAGAACGGAGGACAAGACCATCACGCTGCCTAAATTTGAGCCGGAAGTAGCAGACAGCGACGCACGTGCTTGGCTAGCAACGGCGGACATCTGCTTATCGGACCGCAATATACAGGGAAGTCAACTAGTTCTTATACTCAGCAAAGCCATGGGAGGTTCAGCCGCAACATGGTTTTCCCAAATAGCTTTTCCTAATATGAAATGGATTGAATTTAAGGAAATTTTTCTTTCCCGCTTTGATACGCTTGAAACGTTTGGAACGACGATACTAAACACGCTAAATAGTAAACCGCAAGAAGGTGAAAGCCTAGCTGCATATTCAAGTCGTCTGTTTACTCTGCTTATGTCACGTTGTGGTAGTTTAGATAAAGAGGAGATAGTGGTATCGCTGATACTTGCACATATTGGGCAAATCGAGCCGCGATTACAACGTCACATATTTTCGGAAGAAATAAGTACCCGCCTTAAAATGCAGCGAGAGATGATGGCCTTTTCTTACCGCAAAAGGAACTACCAAGAGGCAGCGAAAACTGTTACAAGCGCCGCGCATGATAATAAACGCCCTAAATTAAATTCCATATTGACCAAATGTTACTCTTGCGGAAAATTTGGACATAAATCCTTTGAATGTTTCAGCCGACCACAAGACAAGCAGCAAACAACTCCGTTCTCCGAGCGCCCCAACACGGCCGTTGCTACTCGGACCTCTGTCACTTGTTTCAAGTGTGGTGTTGAGGGCCACGTAGCATCACGCTGCTCGAAGGCATCGCCGGTTGCACCAGCAGCGGCACCCAGCGTTGTGAAGCGAGTGGACATGTGCGGTGTGAGACCTGTCACCGGAATAATCACTCAACTTG